From Novosphingobium resinovorum, the proteins below share one genomic window:
- a CDS encoding cation diffusion facilitator family transporter, with protein sequence MSDASASWGALNRSAAFASIGAASLLIAIKGWAAWSTGSTAMLGSLADTALDLVASVATLLGVWIAAHPPDDKHRFGHGKAEAIAALFQIVLISISALGIAARAVEDFFAGARVEAAGTGIGVSLAAIVVTFALIAWQRHVIRRTGSLAIATDSVHYQSDLLLNVAVIAALVIDQYLGVSGADPLFGLGIALWLAWGAWKASEEVLDQLMDHEWPAEKKQRFLEVLARNPDITGVHDLRTRTSGNRDFVQFHVWVDANMTVREAHKVMDALEARLKAEFPGTEILIHPDPEGLVDEAGDAGLDVLPPIRVG encoded by the coding sequence GTGAGCGACGCCTCGGCCTCTTGGGGCGCTCTCAACCGCAGCGCGGCCTTCGCCAGCATCGGCGCGGCGAGCCTGCTGATCGCGATCAAGGGCTGGGCGGCATGGTCCACCGGCTCCACCGCGATGCTGGGGAGCCTGGCCGACACCGCGCTTGACCTCGTCGCCAGCGTGGCGACCTTGCTGGGCGTGTGGATCGCCGCGCACCCGCCCGACGACAAGCACCGCTTCGGCCACGGCAAGGCAGAAGCGATCGCGGCGCTGTTCCAGATCGTGCTGATCTCGATCTCGGCGCTGGGCATCGCCGCGCGCGCGGTGGAGGATTTCTTCGCGGGCGCAAGGGTCGAGGCGGCGGGCACCGGCATCGGCGTCTCGCTAGCGGCGATCGTGGTGACGTTCGCGCTGATCGCCTGGCAGCGCCATGTGATCCGCCGGACCGGCAGCCTCGCGATCGCGACCGACAGCGTGCATTATCAGTCGGACCTGCTGCTCAACGTCGCGGTGATCGCGGCGCTGGTGATCGACCAGTACCTCGGCGTTTCGGGCGCGGACCCGCTGTTCGGCCTCGGCATCGCGCTGTGGCTGGCCTGGGGCGCCTGGAAGGCGTCCGAGGAGGTGCTCGACCAGCTGATGGACCACGAGTGGCCGGCGGAAAAGAAGCAGCGCTTCCTCGAAGTGCTCGCCCGCAACCCGGACATCACCGGAGTGCATGACCTGCGCACGCGCACGTCGGGTAACCGCGACTTCGTGCAGTTCCACGTCTGGGTCGATGCGAACATGACCGTGCGCGAGGCGCACAAGGTGATGGATGCTCTGGAAGCGCGGCTGAAGGCGGAATTTCCCGGCACCGAGATCCTGATCCACCCGGACCCCGAAGGACTGGTTGACGAGGCCGGCGATGCGGGTCTGGACGTGCTGCCGCCGATCCGGGTGGGGTGA
- the pdxH gene encoding pyridoxamine 5'-phosphate oxidase, producing the protein MTIAHPSETDAREVIPHGDPFALFTQWYDEARETEPNDSNAMALATATPDGQPSVRMVLLKGYDTSGFVFYTNGHSRKGQEIAANPQVALLFHWKSLRRQIRIEGTLSSVSEAEAEAYFHSRARDSQLGAVASDQSAPLDSRETFLARYEDVRARFEGGEVERPAHWGGWRVRPQAMEFWHDRPYRLHERRRFAHGPEGWASSLLYP; encoded by the coding sequence GTGACCATAGCGCATCCTTCCGAAACCGACGCCCGCGAGGTTATCCCGCATGGCGATCCCTTCGCGCTGTTCACGCAGTGGTACGATGAAGCGCGCGAAACGGAACCCAACGATTCCAACGCAATGGCACTCGCCACCGCGACGCCGGACGGCCAGCCCTCGGTGCGTATGGTGCTGCTGAAGGGCTACGACACCTCAGGCTTCGTGTTCTACACCAATGGCCACAGCCGCAAGGGGCAGGAGATTGCCGCCAACCCGCAGGTCGCGCTGCTGTTCCACTGGAAGAGCCTGCGCCGCCAGATCCGCATCGAAGGCACGCTCTCGTCCGTCAGCGAGGCCGAGGCCGAGGCCTATTTCCATTCGCGCGCCCGCGATTCGCAGCTCGGCGCAGTGGCGTCCGACCAGTCCGCCCCGCTCGATTCGCGTGAAACCTTCCTCGCCCGCTATGAGGACGTGCGTGCCCGCTTCGAGGGCGGCGAGGTCGAGCGTCCCGCGCACTGGGGCGGCTGGCGCGTGCGCCCGCAGGCGATGGAGTTCTGGCACGACCGCCCCTATCGCCTCCACGAGCGCCGCCGCTTCGCGCACGGCCCGGAAGGCTGGGCCAGTTCGCTGCTCTATCCGTGA
- a CDS encoding sulfite exporter TauE/SafE family protein, with the protein MGVTGSIDFFHAIAGLLVGLLVGLTGVGGGSLMTPLLVLLFGVSAKTAVGTDLLFAAVTKIAGSAVHGSRESVEWKIVRRMAMGSVPAAVVTLLVMARMGSVGKSTEHVILLSLACLLALTSLAVIGRKWLFRHAHDGAAQRSPIVELGGTIALGALIGVAVSVSSVGAGAIGVTVLFVLYPRLPVARIVGSDIAHAVPLTLIAGTGHWIMGDVNGTLLTNLLIGSIPGVVVGSYLSSRAPDKVLQPLLAAVLAVSSWQLFVKANAPEKVKVDVIAPAKAAEVR; encoded by the coding sequence ATGGGCGTGACGGGTTCGATCGATTTTTTCCATGCCATCGCGGGGCTGCTCGTCGGTCTGCTGGTCGGACTGACCGGGGTGGGCGGCGGCTCGCTGATGACGCCGCTGCTGGTGCTGCTGTTCGGCGTCAGCGCCAAGACGGCGGTGGGCACCGACCTGCTGTTCGCCGCCGTGACCAAGATCGCCGGATCGGCGGTCCATGGCTCGCGCGAGAGCGTGGAGTGGAAGATCGTGCGCCGCATGGCCATGGGCAGCGTGCCCGCCGCCGTGGTGACATTGCTGGTGATGGCCCGGATGGGTTCGGTCGGCAAGTCCACGGAGCACGTCATTCTCCTCTCGCTGGCCTGCCTTCTGGCGCTGACTTCGCTCGCGGTCATCGGGCGCAAGTGGCTGTTCCGCCATGCCCATGACGGTGCCGCGCAGCGTTCGCCGATAGTGGAACTCGGCGGCACGATCGCGCTGGGTGCGCTGATCGGTGTGGCCGTTTCGGTGTCCTCGGTGGGGGCGGGAGCGATCGGGGTCACCGTGCTCTTCGTGCTCTATCCTCGTCTGCCGGTGGCGCGCATCGTCGGGTCGGACATTGCCCATGCCGTGCCGCTGACGCTGATCGCGGGCACCGGGCACTGGATCATGGGTGACGTCAACGGAACGCTGCTGACCAACCTGCTGATCGGCTCGATTCCGGGCGTGGTGGTGGGCAGCTACCTGTCCTCCCGCGCGCCGGACAAAGTGCTGCAGCCGCTGCTGGCGGCGGTGCTGGCGGTCTCGTCATGGCAACTGTTCGTGAAAGCCAACGCGCCGGAGAAGGTGAAGGTGGACGTCATTGCTCCGGCCAAGGCGGCGGAGGTTCGCTGA
- the fabI gene encoding enoyl-ACP reductase FabI codes for MTGLMHGKRGLIMGLANDKSLAWGIAKKLHEQGAELAFAYQGEALAKRVRPLAESLGSDFLIDCDVSNMDAIDTAFATLAERWETIDFVVHAIGFSDKNELRGKYVDTSLDNFLMTMNISAYSLVAVTKRAMAMMPNGGSILTLTYYGAEKVVPHYNVMGVAKAALEASVKYLANDLGPQGIRVNAISAGPIKTLAASGIGDFRYILKWNELNSPLRRNTTIEDVGGSGLYFLSDLSSGVTGETHHVDSGYHLVGMKQEDAPDIALA; via the coding sequence ATGACCGGTCTGATGCACGGCAAGAGGGGGCTCATCATGGGCCTCGCCAACGACAAGTCGCTGGCCTGGGGTATCGCGAAGAAGCTGCACGAACAGGGGGCCGAACTGGCCTTCGCCTATCAGGGCGAGGCGCTGGCCAAGCGGGTGAGGCCGCTGGCGGAAAGCCTCGGCTCCGATTTCCTCATCGACTGCGACGTGTCGAACATGGACGCGATCGACACCGCCTTCGCCACTCTGGCGGAGCGCTGGGAGACGATCGACTTCGTGGTCCACGCCATCGGCTTCTCGGACAAGAACGAGCTGCGCGGCAAGTATGTCGACACCAGCCTCGACAACTTCCTGATGACGATGAACATCTCGGCCTACTCGCTGGTCGCCGTGACCAAGCGCGCGATGGCGATGATGCCGAATGGCGGCTCGATCCTGACGCTGACGTACTACGGCGCCGAGAAGGTCGTGCCGCACTACAACGTCATGGGCGTGGCCAAGGCGGCGCTCGAGGCCTCGGTGAAGTACCTCGCCAACGACCTCGGCCCGCAAGGCATCCGCGTCAATGCGATCTCGGCCGGCCCGATCAAGACGCTGGCCGCCAGCGGCATCGGCGACTTCCGCTACATCCTCAAGTGGAACGAGCTGAACTCGCCGCTGCGCCGCAACACCACGATCGAGGACGTGGGCGGCTCGGGCCTGTACTTCCTGTCGGACTTGTCCTCGGGCGTGACCGGCGAGACGCATCATGTGGACTCGGGTTACCACCTCGTCGGCATGAAGCAGGAAGACGCGCCGGATATCGCGCTGGCCTGA
- a CDS encoding DnaJ C-terminal domain-containing protein: MAADPYTTLGVPRGASEKDIKSAYRKLAKELHPDTNKDNPAAAARFNDVTRAYDLLSDKTKRAQFDRGEIDAEGNPASPFGGGFGGGGYGGGPGGQRGFGGGFGAEEGIDLEDIFGGIFGGGGRAGMGGMGGGRGRAAPKGANVNYRLAVPLTDAAELKPQRITLSDGKTIDLKLPAGVEDGTQMRLAGKGEPGPGGNGDATVTVHIQPHAFFRRDGDDLRLDLPITLDEALLGAKVKAPTPSGAVMLSVPAGSSSGKALRLKGRGMTRKDGTRGDQLITLQITLPEGDADLAARLEGWSDSRDVRGKFGV; the protein is encoded by the coding sequence ATGGCAGCAGATCCCTATACCACCCTTGGCGTGCCCCGCGGTGCGAGCGAAAAGGACATCAAGTCCGCCTACCGCAAGCTGGCGAAGGAACTCCACCCCGACACCAACAAGGACAACCCGGCGGCGGCCGCGCGCTTCAACGACGTGACGCGCGCCTATGACCTGCTGTCCGACAAGACCAAGCGCGCCCAGTTCGACCGGGGCGAGATCGACGCCGAGGGCAACCCGGCCAGCCCCTTCGGCGGCGGCTTCGGCGGAGGCGGCTATGGCGGCGGTCCCGGCGGCCAGCGCGGCTTCGGCGGCGGTTTCGGCGCCGAGGAAGGGATCGACCTCGAAGACATCTTCGGCGGCATCTTCGGTGGCGGCGGCCGCGCCGGGATGGGCGGCATGGGAGGCGGCCGGGGCCGCGCCGCGCCCAAGGGCGCCAACGTGAACTACCGCCTTGCCGTGCCGCTGACCGACGCGGCGGAACTGAAGCCCCAGCGCATCACCCTGTCCGACGGCAAGACCATCGACCTCAAGCTGCCCGCAGGCGTCGAGGACGGCACCCAGATGCGCCTTGCGGGCAAGGGCGAGCCCGGCCCCGGCGGCAATGGCGATGCCACCGTCACCGTCCACATCCAGCCGCACGCCTTCTTCCGGCGCGACGGTGACGACTTGCGCCTCGACCTGCCGATCACGCTGGACGAAGCGCTGCTCGGCGCCAAGGTCAAGGCGCCGACGCCTTCGGGAGCGGTGATGCTCTCGGTTCCGGCGGGCTCCAGCTCCGGCAAGGCGCTGCGGCTCAAGGGACGCGGGATGACGCGCAAGGACGGCACGCGCGGCGACCAGTTGATCACCCTGCAGATCACGCTACCCGAGGGCGATGCAGACCTCGCCGCCCGCCTCGAAGGCTGGAGCGACAGCCGCGACGTGCGCGGGAAGTTTGGCGTCTGA
- a CDS encoding demethoxyubiquinone hydroxylase family protein, with product MNAMSKRSERMLRVDQAGEFGANRIYAGQLAVMGTRGPHSTEIAGMAAQEAEHQAKFDAMIAQRGVRPTLLQPVWSAAGFALGAATALIGPEAAMACTAAIETEIDRHYTEQLEELGDEDPELGAAILKFRDEEREHRDAALAAGAEKAPAYPLLFHAIRMGCRVAIKLSERI from the coding sequence ATGAACGCGATGAGTAAGCGCAGCGAACGGATGTTGCGGGTCGATCAGGCGGGCGAATTCGGCGCCAACCGAATTTACGCGGGCCAACTGGCGGTGATGGGCACGCGCGGTCCGCACTCGACCGAGATCGCCGGCATGGCCGCGCAGGAGGCCGAGCATCAGGCGAAGTTCGACGCGATGATCGCGCAGCGCGGCGTGCGTCCGACGCTGCTGCAGCCGGTGTGGTCGGCCGCGGGCTTTGCGCTGGGCGCGGCGACGGCACTGATCGGGCCGGAGGCGGCGATGGCCTGCACCGCCGCGATCGAGACCGAGATCGACCGCCACTATACCGAGCAGCTCGAGGAACTGGGCGACGAAGACCCCGAACTTGGCGCCGCGATCCTGAAGTTCCGCGACGAGGAGCGCGAGCACCGTGATGCCGCGCTGGCGGCGGGCGCGGAGAAGGCCCCGGCCTATCCGCTGCTGTTCCACGCGATCCGCATGGGCTGCCGCGTGGCCATCAAGCTGTCGGAACGGATCTGA
- a CDS encoding YihY/virulence factor BrkB family protein, whose translation MASDPDHEALSRKLRRKAGPGTRTFRVIGRVVSGTWDDGFIHAGNLAYMSLLSLFPFFIALAAILSALGEQDQMGASIDTILRALPPRVGDVLRPVAHDVAAARHGWLLWIGGFLGMWTSGSLIETIRDILHRAYDAKKRHRFWRSRLVSSAVIFGSVLLLLISLSSQVLLSTAETVLATLFPRLDTLSEQMALTTAMSGGGIFVSIYLLFYLLTPSAYQKRRYRKWPGAAFVTLWWLLVAWALPKVLQSFLMYDLTYGSLAGVMIALFFFWLVGLGMVIGAELNAALAQANEGTGVPVEFGAGSGPANGPND comes from the coding sequence TTGGCGTCTGATCCTGACCATGAGGCGCTGAGCAGGAAGCTGCGGCGTAAGGCGGGACCGGGCACCCGGACATTCCGCGTAATCGGCCGCGTCGTGTCGGGCACCTGGGACGACGGGTTCATCCATGCGGGCAACCTTGCCTACATGAGCCTGCTGTCGCTGTTCCCCTTCTTCATCGCGCTGGCCGCGATCCTCTCGGCGCTGGGCGAGCAAGACCAGATGGGCGCCTCGATCGACACCATCCTGCGCGCCCTGCCTCCGCGCGTGGGCGACGTGCTGCGCCCGGTGGCCCACGACGTCGCCGCCGCGCGCCATGGCTGGCTGCTGTGGATCGGCGGGTTCCTGGGCATGTGGACCTCTGGCAGCCTGATCGAGACCATCCGCGACATCCTCCACCGCGCCTACGACGCGAAGAAGCGCCACCGCTTCTGGCGATCCCGGCTGGTGTCGAGCGCGGTGATCTTCGGCTCGGTGCTGCTGCTGCTGATCTCGCTGTCCTCGCAAGTGCTGCTCTCGACCGCCGAGACGGTGCTGGCGACGCTGTTCCCCCGGCTCGATACGCTTTCCGAGCAAATGGCGCTCACTACGGCGATGAGCGGAGGCGGCATTTTCGTCTCGATCTATCTGCTGTTCTATCTGCTCACCCCTTCGGCATACCAGAAGCGGCGCTACCGCAAATGGCCCGGAGCGGCGTTCGTCACGCTATGGTGGCTGCTGGTCGCCTGGGCGCTGCCGAAAGTGTTGCAGAGTTTCCTCATGTACGATTTGACGTACGGAAGCCTCGCCGGAGTGATGATCGCGCTTTTCTTTTTCTGGCTTGTCGGCTTAGGGATGGTCATAGGCGCGGAGTTGAACGCGGCGCTCGCGCAGGCGAACGAGGGTACAGGTGTCCCCGTGGAATTCGGCGCGGGTTCCGGCCCGGCGAACGGGCCCAACGATTAA